CGAATCCTTTggcaaaatcaaaacccataccCCACCTTTTACTGAGAACATGCCACGTTTGAAcgtgtttaatttttattacactCAAGAAGATATTTTGTTAGAGGAAATTAAGAATAAAGAGGGGTTGACTTGGTCAGTCCATAGGCCTAATATGATATTTGGCTTTTCACCATATAGTTTGATGAATATTATTGGTACACTTTGTGTGTACGCAGTTATATGTAAGCACGAGGGGATTCCTTTGAAGTTCCCTGGGAGCAAAGTGGCTTGGGAGAATTACTATGTGGCTTCAGATGCTGATCTTATTGCTGAGCAACAAATTTGGGCTGTGGTGGATCCTAGTGCTAAAAATGAAGCTTTTAATTGTAACAATGGGGATGTGTTCAAGTGGACGCATCTTTGGAAGGTGTTGGCTGAAAAATTTGGGATTGAGAATTATGGATTTGAGGAGGGTGAGAAAGTTAGCTTGGTGGAGTTGATGAAAGATAAAGGTCCGGTGTGGGATGAGATTGTGAGAGAGAATCAACTACAACCCACTAAGTTGGAGGAGGTTGGTGTGTGGTGGTTTGTGGATTTGTTGCATATGGTAGGGGATTTTGTGGATAGTATGAATAAGAGTAAGGAGTATGGATTCTTAGGGTTTAGGAATTCTGAGAAATCGTTGATTGCTTGGATAGATAAGATGAAAGCTTACAAGATT
This genomic stretch from Castanea sativa cultivar Marrone di Chiusa Pesio chromosome 1, ASM4071231v1 harbors:
- the LOC142619937 gene encoding 3-oxo-Delta(4,5)-steroid 5-beta-reductase-like, giving the protein MSWWLARSIGAAKKKSDEDYEAPGSYQSVGLVIGVTGIVGNSLAEILSLSDTPGGPWKVYGVARRSRPNWNKEYPIEYIQCDVSDPNETQTKLSKLIDVSHIFYVTWASRPTEAQNCETNGTMFRNVLRAVIPHAPNLKHICLQTGAKHYVGPFESFGKIKTHTPPFTENMPRLNVFNFYYTQEDILLEEIKNKEGLTWSVHRPNMIFGFSPYSLMNIIGTLCVYAVICKHEGIPLKFPGSKVAWENYYVASDADLIAEQQIWAVVDPSAKNEAFNCNNGDVFKWTHLWKVLAEKFGIENYGFEEGEKVSLVELMKDKGPVWDEIVRENQLQPTKLEEVGVWWFVDLLHMVGDFVDSMNKSKEYGFLGFRNSEKSLIAWIDKMKAYKIVP